The following are encoded in a window of Leptospira inadai serovar Lyme str. 10 genomic DNA:
- a CDS encoding YceI family protein, translating to MNKKNILFALLLSAFSFSGTEAENFKLDNSHTSVGFKVRHLAISNVPGTFREYSGKFAFDEKTNSVTGLEVTIQSASISTSDADRDKHLKGKDFFDASNFATISFKAIKAVIKKGGVSKVDGELTIKGITKPVVLEVKYVGSAKDPWGNTHLAFEAETKINRKDFGLTWNKTLETGGVLVGEEVSIRIEGEAVPE from the coding sequence ATGAACAAAAAAAATATTCTTTTCGCTCTTTTGCTCAGTGCATTCTCTTTTAGCGGTACAGAAGCAGAAAACTTCAAATTAGACAACTCTCATACTTCGGTAGGCTTCAAAGTGAGGCATCTCGCCATTTCCAATGTTCCAGGAACGTTTAGGGAATATAGTGGCAAATTCGCTTTTGACGAAAAAACTAATAGCGTAACTGGCCTCGAAGTTACGATCCAGTCGGCTTCGATTTCAACAAGCGACGCAGATCGCGATAAACATCTAAAAGGAAAAGATTTTTTTGACGCGAGTAATTTCGCAACAATCTCTTTTAAAGCAATCAAAGCCGTCATCAAAAAAGGCGGAGTTTCGAAAGTGGACGGCGAATTAACGATTAAAGGAATCACAAAACCGGTCGTATTAGAAGTAAAGTATGTTGGTTCGGCAAAAGATCCCTGGGGAAATACTCATCTGGCATTTGAAGCTGAGACTAAAATCAATAGAAAGGATTTTGGACTTACGTGGAATAAAACTCTCGAAACCGGAGGTGTTTTAGTTGGAGAAGAAGTTTCCATTCGTATAGAAGGAGAAGCTGTTCCTGAATAA
- a CDS encoding PilZ domain-containing protein: MDDEREKRRFNSKDIAELSTTFTCKRVKVIGDIINVSEIGMGVLVKDSLAEDLNIGDLIQGRITTNPMEEDSIEFEGMIVRIERPKWSKEPKIVLGIRFVSEISLPDRVSGLIISLDDD; the protein is encoded by the coding sequence ATGGATGATGAAAGAGAAAAGAGACGCTTCAATTCTAAAGATATAGCGGAACTTTCGACGACGTTTACCTGTAAACGAGTGAAAGTGATCGGAGATATAATTAATGTTTCAGAAATCGGAATGGGAGTTCTTGTAAAAGATTCTCTTGCTGAAGATTTAAACATTGGGGATTTGATTCAGGGAAGAATTACCACGAATCCAATGGAAGAGGATTCTATCGAGTTTGAAGGAATGATCGTTCGTATTGAAAGACCGAAGTGGTCGAAAGAACCTAAGATCGTACTTGGAATCCGATTCGTCTCGGAAATTTCTCTTCCGGACAGAGTTTCAGGACTTATTATTTCTTTGGACGATGATTGA
- a CDS encoding MerR family transcriptional regulator has translation MSLKIGELAKATHVSVETIRYYESLKLLNPAFRNESKYRIYSEDSTKRIQFVRNMQALGFSLSEIKELLDLKVQTKSQCKSVQSKVNLKLSEIQGKIAVLKKLESSLIEIQKICESSKSTKEGSCPVLDLMEEGL, from the coding sequence ATGAGTCTTAAAATTGGAGAACTTGCAAAGGCAACCCACGTTTCTGTCGAAACGATTCGCTACTATGAATCTCTTAAACTTTTGAATCCTGCGTTTAGAAATGAATCTAAATACAGAATTTATTCAGAGGATTCCACTAAGAGAATTCAGTTCGTTCGAAACATGCAGGCACTTGGCTTTAGTCTTTCTGAAATCAAGGAGCTCCTAGACTTGAAAGTACAAACAAAAAGCCAATGTAAAAGCGTTCAGTCGAAAGTGAATTTAAAACTAAGCGAAATTCAAGGCAAGATCGCCGTTCTAAAAAAGCTGGAGAGCTCTTTAATCGAAATCCAAAAGATTTGTGAATCTTCGAAATCAACGAAGGAAGGATCTTGTCCAGTCTTGGACTTAATGGAGGAAGGACTATGA
- a CDS encoding helix-turn-helix domain-containing protein, which produces MTEKNTKPKLFGKKVKALINAAGDSLSDAASKLGLSYQGVSSITNKGVMDPSKAVLVALALEYKADLLWLLDDNMPVEPIKFRSRSEKILFELEDERVIFNHLKKSKDLKNVMKNFIKLPPKEQKAFSSLIASFAKKKN; this is translated from the coding sequence TACAAAACCAAAACTATTCGGAAAGAAAGTCAAAGCACTAATAAATGCCGCCGGCGACTCATTGTCAGACGCAGCCTCGAAACTTGGATTAAGTTACCAGGGCGTCAGTTCCATTACAAATAAAGGAGTAATGGATCCATCCAAGGCAGTTCTTGTCGCACTTGCTCTAGAATACAAAGCGGATCTATTATGGCTTTTGGATGATAATATGCCTGTTGAACCAATTAAGTTCCGCTCACGGTCAGAAAAAATACTTTTTGAGTTAGAAGACGAACGAGTGATTTTTAATCATTTAAAGAAATCTAAGGACTTGAAAAATGTAATGAAGAATTTTATTAAACTGCCTCCTAAAGAACAGAAAGCATTTTCGTCCTTAATAGCCTCGTTTGCGAAAAAAAAGAATTAG